The Cloeon dipterum chromosome X, ieCloDipt1.1, whole genome shotgun sequence genome includes a window with the following:
- the LOC135946133 gene encoding small glutamine-rich tetratricopeptide repeat-containing protein alpha-like, translating into MDDRKRLVSSFLGFLAEEVKANRPSEELTESLEVAMQCLESAYNIAPQDITAAGQPPLLSLFQNQTNPFSGAPEAPVDAKAEAEKCKLVGNNLVKEDNHVMAVDQYTRAIMFDGKNAVYYCNRAAAYNKLGNFHAAVMDCKTAIQIDPSYSKAYGRMGVAYAQLKMHAEAIDSYQKALELEPGNETYTNNLRISQDIVGQQQQTSTPQQAPNLTSAFQQGGFQFGQLLNNPALVNMATQLMNDPNMSRVMNDIMAGGSVDALMQAGQSLAQQLQATNPDLIDNFRRTMGQPPEEPPREPENQ; encoded by the exons ATGGACGATCGCAAGAGGCTGGTCAGCAGCTTCCTCGGCTTTCTGGCCGAAGAAGTGAAGGCGAACCGGCCTTCGGAGGAGCTGACTGAGAGCCTCGAGGTGGCCATGCAGTGTCTTGAGAGTGCCTACAACATCGCCCCGCAGGACATCACTGCGGCCGGCCAACCCCCTCTTCTCTCCCTCTTCCAGAATCAAACA AATCCGTTCTCTGGTGCTCCGGAAGCTCCTGTCGACGCTAAGGCGGAGGCGGAAAAGTGCAAGCTTGTGGGAAACAATCTGGTCAAGGAAGATAATCATGTGATGGCTGTTGACCAATACACCAG AGCTATTATGTTCGACGGCAAAAACGCGGTTTACTACTGCAACAGAGCCGCTGCTTACAACAAATTAGGCAACTTCCACGCGGCTGTTATGGACTGCAAGACTGCCATTCAGATTGACCCCTCCTACAGTAAGGCCTATGGAAGAATGGG GGTTGCGTATGCACAGCTCAAAATGCATGCAGAGGCGATCGACAGCTACCAGAAGGCGCTGGAGCTCGAGCCAGGAAATGAAACCTACACAAACAACCTGAGGATTTCTCAAGACATTGTgggacagcagcagcaaacgaGCACGCCTCAACAAGCACCTAACCTGACCTCGGCCTTCCAGCAAGGAGGCTTCCAATTTGGCCAGCTACTCAACAATCCAGCCCTTGTCAACATGGCCACGCAGCTCATGAATGACCCAAATATGAGCAGAGT aatGAATGACATTATGGCTGGTGGCAGCGTAGACGCTTTAATGCAAGC TGGACAGAGTTTGGCGCAGCAGTTGCAGGCGACTAATCCAGATCTAATCGACAACTTCAGACGCACGATGGGCCAGCCACCTGAGGAGCCGCCGCGTGAACCAGAAAACCAGTAA